From a single Nostoc edaphicum CCNP1411 genomic region:
- a CDS encoding DNA phosphorothioation-associated putative methyltransferase has protein sequence MPEALEIERHRAAIARIDISRPVRLAIEGSILNQDTTFFDYGCGYGGDVQRVKNLGYTSAGWDPYYYPDVPRIPADVVNLGYVLNVIEDSEERRQSLIKAWELTGKVLIVAAQILINAPSKTQLAYNDGIVTRRNTFQKYYEQQELKTYIDEVLNVDAVPIALGVYFVFRDEAEKESYKAIRFFSATSTPRVRIPIKRFEDYQEQLQPLMAFFTKRGRLPVKGELENEQELLSEFGNFRRAFGVVLQATDEAEWDAIAYRRSLDIQVYLALTHFDKRPAWQKLAPEMRHDIKAFFSSYEEACQVADQKLFSLGKPGVIQTACEKSKIGKHTRGALYVHVSALAALDPVLRICEGCASRTIGRVDEATLIKYHTDKPQISYLSYPEFDTDPHPALKASIGIDLKTLFVTHRDYENRANPPILHRKETFVTSNYSGYEEFAKLTQQEQELGLLNQKSDIGTREGWEKCLAAYRVEIRGHQVYPIQES, from the coding sequence ATGCCTGAAGCGCTAGAAATTGAGCGTCATCGAGCTGCGATCGCTCGCATTGATATATCTCGCCCTGTACGATTGGCTATAGAAGGGTCAATCCTCAATCAAGACACCACTTTTTTTGACTACGGTTGCGGCTACGGTGGTGATGTCCAGCGAGTAAAAAACTTAGGCTACACCAGTGCAGGTTGGGACCCTTACTACTATCCCGATGTACCACGCATCCCCGCCGATGTGGTTAACCTGGGCTATGTCCTCAATGTTATTGAAGACTCAGAAGAACGCCGTCAAAGCCTGATCAAAGCTTGGGAACTCACCGGGAAAGTTTTAATTGTTGCGGCTCAAATCCTGATTAACGCACCCAGCAAAACCCAACTTGCTTACAATGATGGCATTGTGACGCGCCGCAATACTTTTCAGAAATATTACGAACAACAAGAACTCAAAACTTATATTGATGAAGTCTTAAATGTCGATGCAGTACCGATCGCACTAGGTGTTTACTTTGTTTTTCGAGATGAGGCTGAAAAAGAAAGCTACAAAGCCATCCGCTTCTTTTCTGCGACTTCTACACCGCGAGTCCGTATCCCCATCAAGCGGTTTGAAGACTATCAAGAACAGCTGCAACCACTCATGGCTTTTTTTACCAAACGCGGTAGATTACCTGTGAAAGGCGAATTGGAAAATGAACAGGAATTACTGAGCGAATTTGGTAACTTTCGCCGCGCCTTTGGTGTAGTTTTGCAAGCTACTGATGAGGCTGAATGGGATGCGATCGCTTATCGTCGCTCTCTGGATATCCAAGTTTATCTCGCCCTGACTCACTTTGATAAACGTCCGGCATGGCAAAAGCTAGCCCCAGAAATGCGTCACGATATCAAAGCCTTTTTTAGTAGCTATGAGGAAGCTTGTCAAGTAGCCGACCAAAAGCTTTTCAGTTTAGGTAAACCTGGGGTGATTCAAACTGCTTGCGAAAAAAGCAAAATTGGTAAACATACACGCGGTGCGCTTTATGTCCATGTTTCGGCACTAGCAGCACTTGATCCCGTACTACGAATTTGTGAAGGTTGCGCTAGTCGGACCATTGGGCGTGTAGATGAAGCCACATTAATTAAATATCACACTGATAAGCCGCAAATATCCTATCTGTCTTATCCTGAATTCGACACTGATCCCCACCCGGCGTTAAAAGCCAGCATCGGTATTGATTTAAAAACCCTCTTTGTAACTCACCGAGATTATGAAAATAGGGCAAACCCGCCAATTTTGCACCGGAAGGAAACATTTGTTACCAGCAACTACTCTGGTTACGAAGAATTTGCTAAACTCACCCAACAAGAACAGGAATTAGGGCTGCTTAACCAAAAAAGCGACATTGGTACGCGTGAAGGTTGGGAAAAATGCCTCGCCGCATACAGAGTAGAAATCAGAGGGCATCAGGTTTATCCAATTCAGGAAAGTTAA
- a CDS encoding phosphomannose isomerase type II C-terminal cupin domain — translation MTPNENNTQSNINELSPHSGTRYWGEVEVIEEGETYRISRVEIKPRHGIKPQIHYHRNEHWVVVSGVAKVTCGDAEILLNRNESTYVPAATLHKVENPGHIPLIILEIQNGEYLGEDDTERPYDLNLVKPVAEGQ, via the coding sequence ATGACTCCCAATGAAAATAATACTCAGTCAAATATCAACGAATTGTCTCCACATTCAGGTACACGATATTGGGGTGAGGTAGAGGTAATCGAGGAGGGAGAAACCTATAGAATTAGTCGTGTTGAAATCAAGCCCAGGCACGGGATTAAACCACAAATTCATTATCATCGCAATGAACATTGGGTTGTAGTTTCCGGTGTCGCGAAAGTGACTTGTGGCGATGCAGAAATATTACTGAATCGAAACGAATCAACTTATGTCCCCGCAGCTACCCTACATAAGGTAGAAAATCCTGGACATATCCCGCTAATTATTCTAGAAATTCAAAATGGTGAATATTTAGGTGAGGATGATACTGAGCGCCCTTATGACTTAAATTTGGTCAAACCTGTAGCTGAAGGACAGTAA
- the dndE gene encoding DNA sulfur modification protein DndE — MESPIERIKLSQTAKDQLTKLKRSTKIDQWNILCRWAFCRSLAEATTPSPVPIPQDSNVEMSWRVFGGEMSDILLLALKQRCHNDGYPTDKETLATQFRLHLHRGIGYLAGDPNIKKIEDLIELAVKN, encoded by the coding sequence ATGGAATCCCCAATCGAAAGAATAAAACTCTCCCAAACAGCCAAAGACCAACTTACCAAACTTAAACGCAGTACAAAAATCGACCAATGGAATATCCTATGCCGTTGGGCGTTTTGCCGTTCCCTCGCAGAAGCAACCACACCCTCCCCCGTCCCAATTCCCCAAGATAGCAACGTCGAAATGAGTTGGCGCGTCTTTGGTGGTGAAATGTCCGATATTCTCCTCCTCGCCCTCAAACAACGCTGTCATAATGACGGTTATCCCACCGACAAAGAAACCCTCGCCACCCAATTCCGCTTACATTTACATCGCGGTATTGGCTACTTAGCAGGCGATCCAAATATCAAGAAAATTGAAGATTTAATTGAACTAGCGGTTAAAAATTGA
- a CDS encoding GNAT family N-acetyltransferase has protein sequence MSEQLLPGYIIRRGSLLERSLLLKFMQRTYQDLFPNDDFSHLEQTVKQYFSSDTPLWWVEEEGEQGEMRETRRISNAPCPIPNAQFPTPNSPIACLWVGNAIDQVHGNRHAHIFILYVVPEHRRRGIGTALMQYVENWAIQRGDRQIGLQVFQSNKPALNLYNQLGYQTQSIWMVKFLSAEK, from the coding sequence GTGTCTGAGCAACTACTACCTGGATATATTATTCGCCGTGGCTCACTTTTGGAGCGATCGCTGCTACTTAAATTCATGCAGCGAACTTACCAGGATCTCTTTCCCAACGACGATTTTTCCCACCTAGAGCAAACAGTTAAGCAATACTTCTCCAGCGATACGCCCTTGTGGTGGGTAGAAGAGGAGGGGGAGCAGGGGGAGATGAGGGAGACAAGAAGAATAAGCAATGCCCCATGCCCCATTCCCAATGCCCAATTCCCAACGCCCAATTCCCCCATAGCCTGCCTCTGGGTAGGCAATGCCATAGATCAAGTACATGGGAACCGTCATGCTCACATCTTTATCCTCTACGTTGTACCAGAACATCGGCGACGGGGTATTGGTACAGCCTTGATGCAATATGTGGAAAATTGGGCTATTCAAAGAGGCGATCGCCAGATTGGACTGCAAGTGTTTCAATCAAACAAACCCGCATTGAATCTTTACAATCAGTTAGGTTATCAAACCCAATCCATCTGGATGGTAAAATTCCTGAGTGCAGAAAAATAA
- a CDS encoding ABC transporter permease encodes MGNQVVIAVGTFILLLTGLLLGYVLSQLVLGFLAFNLLTFFGTLSLILIFGTLYYVLFWQLRRDQSRPSTPSTINQGIPTQVEEGLSDSYLKNRLIAKLSGDTAAAERLIEQAKETYPGMPENWYCERVLDDLERDRQRE; translated from the coding sequence ATGGGGAATCAAGTAGTTATTGCTGTCGGCACATTCATCCTCTTACTCACTGGTTTATTACTTGGCTATGTTCTCTCGCAGTTAGTTCTGGGATTTCTAGCATTTAACCTCCTAACTTTTTTCGGAACACTCAGCCTAATTTTAATTTTTGGTACACTTTATTACGTTTTATTTTGGCAATTGCGAAGAGATCAGTCCCGGCCATCAACTCCATCAACCATCAATCAAGGGATACCAACCCAGGTAGAGGAGGGTTTATCTGATAGCTATCTCAAAAATAGGCTAATCGCTAAATTATCTGGTGATACTGCCGCAGCCGAACGGTTAATTGAACAGGCAAAGGAAACTTATCCTGGGATGCCGGAAAATTGGTATTGCGAAAGGGTGCTTGATGACTTAGAGCGCGATCGCCAGAGGGAGTAG
- a CDS encoding AmpG family muropeptide MFS transporter yields the protein MRKIKSLLGVFGSRKMAALLFLGFSSGLPLLLIGNTLKAWMTVEKVDLAAIGWFSLASLPYSLKFLWSPLLDRFALPVLGRRRGWLILTQIALIVAIAFMAFQQPKQALQLLAINAIVIAFISATQDIAVDAYRTDVLEKLEMGAGAAVFILGYRIALLVAGALALILADQLPWSSVYLFMAGTMIIGILATLFAPEPKEISPPGSLADAVILPFQEFFQRQGIIKAILMLAFITLYKLGDALLSNMTTPFLLQTGFTKTDIGAIQVGMGLIATIVGALAGGSILSAIGINRSLWVFGILQAVSNLAYFFLAYIGQNYQAMVLAINVEQFCGGLGTAAFVAFLMSLCNQRFSATQYALLSSLMAVSRDILAAPGGAIAQSTGWPIFFLITIAAAVPGLLLLPVFAPWNPQPVAVSRPGLEDKEEDIWGIK from the coding sequence ATGAGGAAAATTAAATCGCTGCTGGGAGTTTTCGGTAGTCGCAAAATGGCGGCTTTATTATTTTTAGGTTTTTCATCGGGTTTACCATTATTGTTAATCGGTAATACCTTAAAAGCTTGGATGACCGTAGAAAAGGTAGATTTAGCCGCTATTGGTTGGTTTAGCCTAGCGAGTTTGCCTTATTCGTTAAAGTTTTTGTGGTCGCCACTGCTGGACAGGTTCGCCTTACCAGTCTTGGGACGACGGCGGGGTTGGTTAATTTTGACGCAGATTGCTTTGATTGTAGCGATCGCATTCATGGCTTTTCAACAACCCAAACAAGCATTACAGTTACTAGCAATCAATGCCATAGTCATTGCCTTTATCAGTGCAACTCAAGATATTGCTGTTGATGCCTACCGTACCGACGTTTTGGAAAAACTAGAAATGGGGGCTGGTGCAGCAGTTTTTATCTTAGGCTATCGAATTGCTCTATTAGTCGCGGGTGCTTTAGCCTTAATACTTGCTGACCAACTGCCTTGGTCATCGGTTTACTTGTTTATGGCAGGGACGATGATAATTGGTATTCTTGCCACCTTGTTTGCACCAGAACCCAAGGAAATTAGCCCTCCAGGATCTCTGGCCGATGCTGTCATCTTGCCCTTTCAGGAATTTTTTCAGCGCCAAGGGATTATTAAAGCTATTCTAATGCTGGCATTCATTACCCTATACAAGCTAGGTGATGCTTTGTTGAGCAATATGACCACGCCTTTTTTGCTGCAAACTGGTTTTACCAAAACCGATATTGGGGCAATTCAAGTGGGGATGGGGTTAATTGCTACAATTGTTGGCGCTTTAGCAGGTGGTTCTATTTTGAGTGCTATTGGCATCAATAGATCGCTTTGGGTTTTTGGTATTCTACAAGCAGTAAGTAATTTAGCTTACTTTTTCCTAGCATACATCGGTCAAAACTACCAAGCTATGGTACTTGCCATCAACGTAGAACAATTTTGTGGTGGATTGGGGACAGCAGCCTTTGTTGCCTTTTTGATGAGTCTTTGTAACCAGCGGTTTTCCGCAACCCAATATGCTTTGTTATCCAGCTTAATGGCTGTTAGTCGCGATATTCTGGCGGCCCCTGGAGGCGCGATCGCCCAAAGTACGGGTTGGCCTATATTTTTCTTAATTACCATCGCCGCCGCTGTACCAGGACTACTCTTATTACCAGTATTTGCCCCCTGGAACCCTCAGCCAGTGGCAGTATCCAGACCAGGACTTGAGGACAAAGAAGAGGATATATGGGGAATCAAGTAG
- a CDS encoding HEAT repeat domain-containing protein: MYDEDDLSLLDIEEELESPLDKIEPLTAESVVAKPDPEVMLALLENPQPQQRMLAARAFCDIEDARATPHLIRLLTDTCPLVRVSAAYGIGRNPSLEAVSPLIAQLNSDWNGYVRKGVVWALGNCRDRRSLAPLANALRTDISAVRLWAASALAQMAEVGYEAVIGAMPPLIEALVQDPVAAVRSNSAWAIGQLCRELPSNVVYATAIDALIQAFAEDQDLGVREDAKASLLGVGDPRGLQLIETLEQEGWF, from the coding sequence ATGTATGACGAAGACGATCTAAGCCTACTCGATATTGAGGAGGAGCTAGAAAGCCCCTTAGATAAAATAGAGCCGCTAACTGCCGAATCAGTTGTGGCAAAGCCCGATCCAGAAGTGATGCTAGCCTTGCTGGAAAATCCCCAGCCCCAGCAAAGAATGTTAGCGGCACGTGCTTTTTGTGATATAGAAGATGCCCGTGCTACCCCTCATCTGATTCGCCTGTTAACTGATACCTGTCCCTTAGTGCGGGTAAGTGCAGCTTATGGCATTGGACGCAATCCCAGTTTAGAAGCAGTGAGTCCGTTAATTGCTCAACTAAACAGTGATTGGAATGGCTATGTGCGTAAAGGTGTAGTTTGGGCTTTAGGAAACTGTCGCGATCGCCGTTCTTTAGCACCTTTAGCAAACGCCCTCAGAACCGACATTTCCGCAGTGCGTTTGTGGGCTGCTAGCGCCTTAGCACAGATGGCAGAAGTCGGTTACGAGGCAGTTATAGGGGCAATGCCGCCTTTAATTGAAGCCTTAGTTCAAGATCCTGTAGCAGCGGTGCGGAGTAACAGTGCTTGGGCAATTGGTCAACTGTGCCGCGAATTGCCTTCTAATGTAGTTTATGCCACAGCGATCGATGCCCTAATTCAAGCCTTTGCCGAAGATCAAGATTTGGGAGTCCGGGAAGACGCCAAAGCCTCACTGTTAGGAGTGGGCGATCCCCGTGGCTTACAGTTGATTGAAACCCTGGAACAAGAAGGATGGTTTTGA
- a CDS encoding PQQ-dependent sugar dehydrogenase: MKVPARFLLPVFLLTSTAACNQTRASLDNPTPQTSVPSTQQTQNPTQPKNIVRTEALSPTPIRINLKNLPAPFATESASKRPEVVPIPQNPVLRVPPGFTVNVFAEGLDAPRWLALTPSGDVLVTETGQNRIRLLRDSNGDGVADVRETFASGENGLNRPFGMAFVDNSFFLGNTDAVVRFPYSQDQNQITGKGEKIADLPAQGYNNHWTRNVVVSPDRNKLYVSVGSGTNVDEEPLPRASIQVMNLDGSQQQTFASGLRNPVGLDFHPVTKELYTTVNERDGIGDELVPDYLTRVKQGAFYGWPYAYLTPNNLDPRQKTDDKSKRPDLVARTQTPDVLFQAHSAALGLQFYDGKTFPEKYRNGAIAAFRGSWNRDRGTGYKIVFVPFDAKGRSLGYYEDFLTGFLLNPSVPTTWGRPVGLLVLPDGSLLLTEEANNRIYRIQYTGG, translated from the coding sequence ATGAAAGTCCCTGCGCGTTTCTTGCTGCCAGTTTTTTTACTGACCTCGACAGCAGCCTGTAATCAGACTCGCGCTTCCTTAGATAATCCCACACCACAAACATCTGTACCTTCTACCCAACAGACACAAAATCCTACACAGCCAAAAAATATTGTCCGTACTGAAGCACTTTCACCTACACCCATCCGAATCAATCTGAAGAATTTACCAGCACCCTTTGCAACAGAAAGTGCCTCTAAGCGGCCAGAGGTTGTGCCGATTCCGCAAAACCCGGTGCTGCGAGTACCACCAGGATTTACAGTAAACGTCTTTGCTGAAGGTTTAGATGCCCCACGCTGGCTAGCTTTAACCCCCAGTGGTGATGTACTCGTGACTGAAACCGGGCAAAATCGGATTCGTCTGTTACGTGACAGCAACGGCGACGGTGTAGCAGACGTTCGAGAAACCTTTGCTAGTGGGGAAAACGGACTCAATAGACCCTTTGGTATGGCTTTTGTAGATAATTCGTTTTTTCTGGGGAACACAGATGCTGTGGTGCGTTTTCCCTATAGCCAAGACCAAAACCAGATTACAGGTAAAGGGGAAAAAATCGCCGACTTACCTGCTCAAGGTTATAACAACCATTGGACGCGCAATGTCGTTGTCTCACCCGATCGCAATAAATTATATGTTTCAGTCGGTTCAGGAACCAATGTAGATGAAGAACCCCTACCACGGGCTTCGATACAGGTGATGAATTTGGATGGTTCCCAGCAGCAAACTTTTGCTTCCGGCTTGCGTAACCCTGTTGGTTTAGACTTTCATCCTGTAACAAAGGAACTTTATACCACTGTTAACGAACGGGATGGAATCGGTGATGAATTGGTTCCAGACTATCTCACACGCGTTAAACAGGGGGCATTTTACGGCTGGCCCTATGCTTATCTAACGCCAAACAACCTCGATCCGCGGCAAAAAACGGATGACAAAAGTAAACGCCCCGATTTAGTAGCCCGTACCCAAACGCCAGATGTGCTGTTCCAGGCGCACTCAGCAGCATTGGGTTTGCAGTTTTATGATGGTAAAACCTTTCCAGAAAAATACCGTAACGGTGCAATTGCTGCTTTTCGTGGTTCTTGGAATCGCGATCGCGGCACTGGTTATAAAATTGTATTTGTTCCCTTCGATGCTAAAGGGCGATCGCTTGGCTACTACGAAGACTTTCTCACAGGATTTTTGCTAAATCCTTCTGTACCAACCACTTGGGGACGGCCTGTAGGTTTACTTGTGTTGCCAGATGGTAGTCTACTACTAACAGAAGAAGCTAATAATCGAATTTATCGGATTCAGTATACGGGTGGTTAA
- the dndD gene encoding DNA sulfur modification protein DndD, with the protein MIFLELVLQNFGPYSGKQVINLNPKTDEDNSRPIILLGGMNGGGKTTLMDAIRLALYGARAQCSTRGNLSYSDFLNQCVNNKIDPVADTRIELLFEHIENDKPIKYRVVRSWTKNPKDGKDTLGILGDSDTWPDALVNIWDEYIENLLPLGISNLFLFDGEQVKELAEQETPPPVVVDAIRGLLGLELADRLAVDLDILVNRKLKEVGNSKDLANLEEIETRLTQQQEDYQTTEEKVEILKNQVEELEQKQQEAFDKFISEGGKIAAERNQLELQQNTKTAEIEQVRQSMCELAADVLPLALIPNLLNQAQAQGEKEFRHQQVQISKDLLIERDQRLLTWLNQVEISPIQVEKIQSFLIQDVDSLYAKTLQTEAPWLLADDETLSQLDNLIYHLQNSKLSAKEKLAILKNKEEEIHTLERQVQTAAAPEDYTKLRQALESAQNQVVEAKANYETIRRRLAELETIIAKSKRELSDYTVENIKHKNSEHIITSAAKVQNTLKIFREKLTLRKLNKLEEEVKNCFLYLLHKSDLVHRITIDTKTFSLLLYDLNGKRVPKHRLSAGEKQLLAIAFLWGLAKVSGHRLPVAIDTPLGRLDSSHRNNLVERYFPSASHQVILLSTDTEIGKKEVETLRENEAIAREYLLKYDSSTRQTTVVENQYFW; encoded by the coding sequence ATGATATTTCTTGAACTCGTATTACAAAACTTTGGCCCTTACAGTGGCAAACAGGTAATCAATCTTAACCCAAAAACTGATGAAGACAACTCGCGTCCAATTATCCTATTAGGTGGTATGAATGGTGGTGGAAAAACTACCCTTATGGATGCCATTCGTCTAGCGCTCTATGGCGCTCGTGCCCAATGTTCTACCCGTGGTAATTTAAGTTATAGTGATTTTCTCAATCAATGCGTTAACAATAAAATTGATCCAGTTGCAGACACCCGGATTGAATTACTTTTTGAACATATTGAAAACGATAAACCAATAAAATACCGTGTTGTCCGTAGTTGGACAAAAAATCCTAAAGATGGCAAAGATACGTTAGGTATTTTAGGTGACAGTGATACATGGCCTGATGCTTTAGTTAATATCTGGGATGAATATATTGAAAATCTCCTGCCATTAGGTATTTCTAACTTATTTCTCTTTGATGGTGAACAGGTTAAAGAACTTGCAGAACAGGAAACACCACCACCAGTTGTAGTAGATGCAATTCGCGGACTTTTAGGTTTAGAGTTAGCAGATCGTTTAGCAGTTGATTTAGATATCTTAGTTAACCGTAAACTTAAAGAAGTTGGTAATAGTAAGGATTTAGCAAATCTAGAGGAAATTGAAACTAGGTTAACCCAACAGCAAGAAGATTATCAAACAACAGAAGAGAAAGTAGAAATTCTCAAAAATCAGGTAGAAGAGTTAGAACAAAAACAGCAAGAAGCCTTTGATAAATTTATTTCTGAAGGTGGGAAGATTGCAGCCGAACGCAATCAACTAGAACTACAACAAAATACAAAAACTGCGGAAATTGAACAAGTACGTCAGTCGATGTGTGAATTAGCGGCTGATGTTTTACCTCTGGCATTAATTCCCAATTTGCTTAATCAGGCACAAGCACAGGGGGAAAAAGAATTTCGCCATCAACAGGTACAGATTTCTAAAGATTTGTTAATTGAGCGAGATCAGCGCTTACTTACTTGGCTCAATCAAGTCGAAATTTCTCCGATACAAGTTGAAAAAATCCAATCATTTTTAATCCAAGATGTAGATAGTCTATACGCAAAGACTCTCCAGACAGAAGCACCTTGGTTATTAGCTGATGATGAAACTTTAAGTCAGCTAGATAATCTCATATATCACTTACAAAATTCTAAACTTTCTGCAAAAGAGAAATTAGCTATTCTCAAAAATAAAGAAGAAGAAATTCATACTTTAGAAAGACAAGTGCAAACAGCAGCAGCACCAGAAGATTATACAAAGCTGCGTCAAGCATTAGAATCAGCACAAAATCAAGTCGTTGAAGCCAAAGCAAATTACGAAACAATCCGCCGCCGTTTAGCTGAATTAGAAACTATTATTGCCAAGTCAAAAAGAGAATTAAGTGATTATACTGTAGAAAACATTAAACATAAAAATAGCGAACATATTATTACTTCTGCGGCTAAAGTTCAAAACACACTCAAGATTTTTCGTGAAAAATTAACTCTGCGAAAACTCAATAAATTAGAAGAGGAAGTTAAAAATTGCTTCCTTTATCTTCTCCATAAATCAGACTTAGTACATCGCATCACTATTGATACTAAGACTTTCAGCCTTTTGCTTTACGATTTAAATGGTAAACGTGTGCCTAAACATCGTTTATCAGCAGGTGAAAAACAATTACTTGCGATCGCATTTCTCTGGGGTTTAGCCAAAGTCTCTGGACACCGCCTACCAGTAGCCATCGATACGCCACTAGGTAGACTAGACTCCTCACACCGCAACAACTTAGTTGAACGTTACTTTCCATCCGCCAGCCACCAAGTAATTTTGTTATCTACGGATACTGAGATTGGAAAGAAAGAAGTAGAAACACTGCGAGAAAATGAAGCGATCGCACGCGAATATCTCCTCAAATACGACTCCTCCACCCGCCAAACAACAGTGGTAGAAAATCAATATTTTTGGTAG
- a CDS encoding Uma2 family endonuclease: MIQAIHKLVTFEHFAAWRPEGGRYELHDGVIVEMAQPVGDHEDVVGFLALNISIEIGRQKLPYFIPKTVLVKPSEGESAYSPDILIINRPNLVNEPLWKKESTVSQATSIPLVIEVVSTNWRDDYYKKLADYEAIGIPEYWIIDYAAIGARKFIGNPKLPTISIYQFIDGEYQVTQFKGDTHIVSPTFPELNLTAEQIFQAGGVQI; the protein is encoded by the coding sequence ATGATTCAAGCCATACACAAATTAGTAACTTTTGAACATTTTGCAGCTTGGCGGCCTGAGGGTGGGAGATACGAATTACATGATGGCGTGATTGTTGAAATGGCACAACCAGTTGGAGATCATGAGGATGTTGTTGGTTTTTTAGCGCTAAATATATCTATCGAAATTGGGCGACAAAAACTTCCTTACTTCATTCCAAAAACTGTATTAGTCAAGCCATCTGAAGGTGAATCAGCTTATTCCCCAGACATTTTAATAATCAATCGACCAAATTTAGTGAATGAGCCTTTATGGAAAAAAGAATCAACTGTATCTCAAGCTACGTCTATTCCCTTAGTTATTGAAGTTGTTAGTACTAATTGGCGAGATGATTACTACAAAAAATTAGCTGATTATGAAGCTATAGGTATTCCCGAATATTGGATTATAGATTATGCGGCTATAGGTGCTAGGAAGTTTATTGGCAATCCTAAGCTGCCTACTATATCAATTTATCAATTCATTGATGGTGAGTACCAAGTTACTCAATTTAAAGGCGATACCCATATTGTCTCGCCTACTTTCCCAGAATTGAATTTAACCGCCGAACAGATTTTTCAAGCTGGAGGTGTGCAAATCTAG